In the genome of Mucisphaera calidilacus, one region contains:
- a CDS encoding sulfotransferase family protein, producing the protein MPNLQPNEIVVVSGLPRSGTSMMMQMIEAGGIPALTDSIRASDDDNPRGYYELEPVKKLKQSSDHAWLAEAHGRVIKVIHLLLGDLPPDHRYRIVMMNRDLDEVLASQAAMLQRSGKPVAEPARLKPVFESQLAQARATIAARPEMTLLDINHRDAITNPADVAQQLDAFLGGLNTDAIVSAVDPDLYRNRS; encoded by the coding sequence ATGCCCAACCTCCAGCCCAACGAGATCGTCGTCGTCTCCGGACTCCCACGCTCCGGAACCTCCATGATGATGCAGATGATCGAAGCAGGGGGGATCCCCGCACTCACCGACAGTATCCGCGCCTCCGACGATGACAACCCGCGCGGCTACTACGAACTCGAACCCGTCAAAAAACTCAAACAGTCATCCGATCACGCATGGCTCGCCGAGGCCCATGGCAGAGTCATCAAGGTCATCCACCTGCTCCTTGGCGACCTCCCTCCCGACCACCGATACCGCATCGTCATGATGAACCGCGACCTCGACGAGGTCCTCGCCTCACAGGCCGCCATGCTCCAGCGCTCCGGCAAACCCGTCGCCGAACCCGCACGGCTCAAACCGGTCTTTGAATCCCAACTCGCTCAGGCCCGCGCCACCATCGCCGCCCGACCCGAGATGACCCTCCTCGACATCAACCACCGCGACGCCATCACCAACCCCGCAGACGTCGCTCAACAACTCGACGCCTTCCTCGGCGGCCTCAACACCGACGCCATCGTCAGCGCCGTCGACCCCGACCTCTACCGCAACCGCTCCTAA
- a CDS encoding ligase-associated DNA damage response exonuclease: MSHHELIQATTAGLNCSLGEFCIDPTRPVRTAVITHGHSDHARAGSHRYICSPQTAPILRHRLGKTINTTTLEPGETIDLRDTRVSLHPAGHLLGSTQVRVEHDHHVWVVTGDYKRHPDPTCAPFEVVPCDVLISECTFGLPIYRWPEPEHVFNDINQWWRDCQAQQRTAVLSVYALGKAQRILAAIDPTIGPVAVHGSIHPLNKLYRDLGISLPDWTKLDARNAAELKGRALVLAPPAARNTTWIRKLTPVSTAAASGWMTVRGRRRHDALDRGFVISDHADWPGLLQTIRDTGARRVGLTHGNTETLVRYLRESGVDAFAIATTRHHDEAAP, from the coding sequence GTGAGCCATCACGAACTCATTCAGGCAACCACGGCCGGACTGAACTGCAGCCTTGGCGAATTCTGCATCGACCCCACACGACCCGTCCGCACCGCCGTCATCACCCACGGCCACAGCGACCACGCCCGCGCCGGCTCACACCGCTACATCTGCTCGCCGCAGACCGCACCCATCCTCCGCCATCGCCTCGGCAAAACCATCAACACCACCACACTCGAGCCAGGCGAAACCATCGACCTTCGTGACACCCGGGTCTCCCTCCACCCCGCCGGCCACCTCCTCGGCTCCACACAGGTCCGTGTCGAACACGACCACCACGTCTGGGTCGTCACCGGCGACTACAAACGACACCCCGACCCGACCTGCGCACCCTTCGAGGTCGTTCCCTGCGACGTCCTCATCTCCGAGTGCACCTTCGGCCTGCCCATCTACCGCTGGCCCGAACCCGAACACGTCTTCAACGACATCAACCAATGGTGGCGCGACTGCCAGGCACAGCAACGCACCGCCGTCCTCTCCGTCTACGCGCTCGGCAAAGCCCAACGCATCCTCGCCGCCATCGACCCCACCATCGGCCCCGTTGCCGTCCACGGCAGCATCCACCCCCTCAACAAGCTCTACCGCGACCTGGGCATCTCCCTCCCCGACTGGACCAAACTTGACGCCCGCAACGCCGCAGAACTCAAAGGCCGAGCACTCGTTCTCGCACCGCCCGCCGCCCGCAACACCACCTGGATACGGAAACTCACTCCTGTCTCAACCGCCGCCGCCTCCGGCTGGATGACCGTCCGCGGCCGACGACGACACGACGCCCTCGACCGAGGCTTCGTCATCTCCGACCACGCCGACTGGCCCGGTCTCCTCCAGACCATCCGCGACACCGGCGCCCGACGCGTCGGCCTGACCCACGGCAACACCGAAACCCTTGTCCGATACCTCCGCGAATCAGGCGTCGACGCTTTCGCTATCGCAACCACACGACACCACGACGAGGCCGCTCCATGA